tttctatcttattcttgttttattaattccgtatcgtcgggtttttgggtgttaggctgacgtgtccggtggggtttggacacgtgccatcatatccggttttggggtgtgacaaagtACTCTTCACctgtttatttacttaattatattttcaaggatactgatatattattattattttccgcAGAAAGTTCTGGTATTTGGACATTGGGATGGCTATAAATTGAGTTATGATGGAGTTACTGGTAAAGAAATACCATGGTTTCAAGTGAAGAAAATTCACAATGTTCTTAGAGGATATAATGTGAACTATTATAATGTTATATTGGGATGTAATTCTGAAGCAAGTTGTTATAACATTATTATCCTTGCCACAAAATCTATCAAGATTGTGGACCAACATGGCGGACTTGTCGCAGAGGTAATTAATCTGTCAGATCACCTAAAAGATAACTACAtataatcaaattcataataGAATTGATTAGTACCATCTAATCATGTatattaagttaaaaaaaaattactaatggAGTTTGTGACTTTGTGTTTATTTTTAGGTAAAACAAAAACAAGCAAGTTCAGGAGTATTATTTGGAGATGATGTGTTAACATTGGTGGTGGAACCTCATGTTGACCAATCATTAGTTATGTCTCTTGTAACTGTTTGTGGTTTAATCCATCATAGAATTTGATTAGTGGTATTAAGAGTAATTAATaagtttaatttcttcattagtACCTTTTTCTATTTGGAATAAATAATTGTAATCTCTATCTTCCCTTTGTTCTTGAAAATAGGGAAAAGAGAAGTTAATTGTAATCTCTATCTTCCCTAGAGGTATGAGTTGTTTTTAGATGTAATTTTGTGATGAATATTAATGTGTACAATCTAATTACTTT
This genomic window from Solanum stenotomum isolate F172 unplaced genomic scaffold, ASM1918654v1 scaffold15387, whole genome shotgun sequence contains:
- the LOC125850219 gene encoding protein LURP-one-related 11-like — its product is MAKVHPNKSNYLSTTSSSSSSFSSISSNFYVSRRREIFTLWMKSLVYHGNGCTVYDSNGKIVYRIDNYNIKRSKQVHLMDSNGKVLFSIRNRKVLVFGHWDGYKLSYDGVTGKEIPWFQVKKIHNVLRGYNVNYYNVILGCNSEASCYNIIILATKSIKIVDQHGGLVAEVKQKQASSGVLFGDDVLTLVVEPHVDQSLVMSLVTVCGLIHHRI